A region from the Arthrobacter gengyunqii genome encodes:
- a CDS encoding DUF222 domain-containing protein, translating into MSLQSAESLTQDEAGVVLSRLDALVRWAQAQQAKILHRMETVFRDDLLEDVGREDPGLTFSLAAEEAAAILCLPTNTAKMLMSDAGQLCSTHTATLAGLEAGTLSYGHVQTVLDQSQNVPEAALAGFEKDLLAVAVAGQTSSQFRVKARRMREKTYPETIKVRHKTAFERRRVCLAPDEDGMSWLSALLPAARAQLIYTQLTTAARGGTGGRGPAAGG; encoded by the coding sequence TTGAGTTTGCAGTCGGCTGAGTCCCTGACCCAGGACGAAGCCGGGGTGGTGTTGTCCCGGTTGGATGCTTTGGTGCGGTGGGCGCAGGCCCAGCAAGCGAAAATCCTTCACCGGATGGAGACCGTCTTCCGCGATGACCTGCTGGAAGACGTTGGCAGGGAGGATCCGGGGCTGACGTTCAGTCTTGCTGCGGAGGAAGCTGCCGCGATCCTGTGCCTGCCTACCAACACGGCGAAGATGCTGATGAGTGACGCGGGACAGTTGTGTTCCACGCACACGGCAACCCTGGCTGGTTTGGAAGCGGGCACCCTCAGTTACGGGCATGTCCAAACCGTGCTGGATCAGTCCCAGAATGTCCCCGAGGCCGCGCTGGCTGGCTTTGAAAAGGATCTGTTGGCGGTTGCGGTGGCGGGTCAGACGTCGTCGCAGTTCCGGGTGAAGGCCCGCCGGATGCGGGAAAAGACATATCCGGAAACGATCAAGGTCCGGCATAAGACAGCGTTTGAGCGGCGCCGGGTCTGTCTGGCACCGGACGAGGATGGCATGTCCTGGTTGTCGGCGTTGTTGCCGGCTGCCCGTGCCCAGCTGATTTATACGCAGTTGACGACCGCTGCGCGGGGGGGAACAGGCGGCCGGGGACCCGCGGCGGGTGGATGA
- a CDS encoding HNH endonuclease signature motif containing protein encodes MDELRADILADLLEGGDDGGEADVDARSGREGSGTAGPSGPSDGPANGDLVRDDKPDGRNTHESRTKDTKARARTEILVLITAETLFGADEQPAELHGYGPISPETARRLARQAARWTAVERHPGSDEILRVGRRRKVPAGLQRWLRARDGTCRFPGCRTNAVISEIDHTKPWSQGGTTDHDNLEHLCRRHHMFKTRGFWKARQHSPGIIEWTSPGGRTYRTDPHLTLASNQPLGQAMSGQAKRGQPSSSQRPEDPTKALLLTPSGISAPDDYGDDPPPF; translated from the coding sequence GTGGATGAGTTGCGGGCGGACATCCTGGCGGATCTGCTCGAGGGTGGGGATGACGGTGGAGAAGCTGATGTGGATGCCAGGAGCGGGAGGGAGGGCAGCGGTACAGCCGGGCCCAGCGGACCTAGCGATGGCCCCGCCAACGGCGACCTGGTCCGCGATGATAAACCCGACGGCCGGAACACCCACGAAAGCCGCACCAAGGACACCAAGGCCAGGGCTCGCACCGAAATCCTGGTCCTGATCACCGCGGAAACCCTCTTCGGAGCTGATGAACAGCCGGCGGAACTGCACGGGTACGGGCCCATCAGCCCCGAAACCGCCCGCAGGCTTGCCCGGCAGGCAGCCCGCTGGACAGCGGTGGAACGTCACCCGGGCAGCGACGAGATTTTGCGGGTCGGCCGGCGACGGAAAGTTCCTGCCGGGTTGCAGCGCTGGCTCCGGGCCCGCGACGGAACCTGCCGATTCCCCGGGTGCAGGACCAACGCGGTGATCTCCGAGATTGACCACACCAAACCGTGGTCCCAAGGCGGCACCACCGACCACGACAACCTCGAACACCTCTGCCGGCGGCATCACATGTTCAAAACCCGCGGCTTCTGGAAAGCACGACAACACTCACCGGGGATTATCGAGTGGACCTCGCCCGGCGGAAGGACCTACCGCACCGACCCGCACCTCACTCTGGCCTCTAACCAGCCCCTGGGACAGGCGATGTCGGGACAAGCAAAGCGCGGCCAGCCTTCCAGCTCTCAGCGGCCGGAAGATCCGACGAAGGCGCTCCTGCTAACGCCGTCCGGCATCTCGGCACCTGATGACTACGGCGACGATCCACCGCCTTTCTAA
- the ppk2 gene encoding polyphosphate kinase 2, whose amino-acid sequence MATNKTTVKEDDKQLAEQLPEQETGVNGEVSEEVRRVSVTEDYTNELDELRELKIKSKKIKTNADDDAWRHNYPYDKKLSRRSYEKQKRALQIELLKMQLWVKDTGQKMLIIFEGRDAAGKGGAIKRFNEHLNPRGARIVALEKPTDNERTQWYFQRYVAKLPSGGEIVMMDRSWYNRAGVERVMGYCTPAQYLEFMREVPELERMLVNSGVLLNKLWFSVGRAEQVARFAARETDPVKQWKLSPTDLASLDKWDDYTEAKEAMFFYTDTGDAPWTVVKSNDKKRARLEAMRFVLHSVDYPNKDTSVAHAPDPLIVGPAANNFDEDEEPSGRFPVVKPQS is encoded by the coding sequence ATGGCTACCAACAAGACCACCGTCAAAGAAGATGACAAACAGCTTGCTGAGCAGCTGCCCGAGCAGGAGACCGGGGTAAATGGTGAGGTCTCCGAAGAGGTCAGGCGGGTGTCCGTCACGGAGGATTACACGAATGAGCTCGATGAACTTCGCGAGCTAAAGATCAAAAGCAAGAAGATCAAGACAAATGCCGACGACGATGCTTGGCGCCACAATTACCCGTACGACAAAAAGCTGAGCCGACGCAGCTATGAGAAACAAAAGCGTGCGCTGCAGATAGAGCTCTTGAAGATGCAGCTCTGGGTAAAAGACACCGGCCAGAAAATGCTCATTATCTTTGAAGGCCGGGACGCGGCCGGCAAGGGCGGAGCAATCAAGCGCTTCAATGAACATCTGAATCCGCGCGGTGCCCGCATCGTGGCGCTCGAAAAGCCTACTGACAACGAGCGCACCCAATGGTATTTCCAGCGCTATGTGGCGAAGCTTCCCAGCGGCGGTGAAATCGTCATGATGGACCGGTCCTGGTATAACCGTGCAGGCGTGGAACGTGTCATGGGCTATTGCACCCCTGCCCAGTATCTGGAGTTCATGCGTGAGGTGCCGGAGTTGGAACGCATGCTGGTCAACTCCGGGGTTCTGCTCAACAAACTGTGGTTTTCGGTGGGCCGAGCGGAGCAGGTGGCACGGTTTGCGGCCCGTGAAACTGACCCGGTCAAACAGTGGAAGCTCTCCCCCACAGACCTTGCCAGCCTCGACAAGTGGGACGACTACACCGAGGCCAAAGAGGCCATGTTCTTTTACACCGACACCGGCGACGCCCCGTGGACCGTCGTGAAATCCAATGACAAGAAGCGCGCCCGACTGGAAGCCATGCGGTTTGTCCTGCACAGCGTGGATTATCCGAATAAAGACACGTCTGTTGCGCACGCCCCTGATCCGCTGATTGTGGGACCCGCCGCCAACAATTTCGACGAAGACGAAGAGCCCAGCGGCCGTTTTCCCGTGGTCAAGCCTCAGAGCTGA
- a CDS encoding DEAD/DEAH box helicase translates to MPSSPPLIDVTDIIRVVGGSAFQRGQTYAKGGAVVELAWEPEAEVLRAKVRGHSSVPYRTMLQLGEKRQGDYRLLDNHCSCPVGFDCKHVAAVALQSNTDHLVARQEFIRPSASTGPTVPAWQESLQTLIDADLHALTGSTKASATPLALQFEVRTTDAGISARWGAPAPRSAHRNTSFRLGVRPVVRNTKGNWVKNNLAWSNIAYQTYGLQLDPEQHRWFSQFPALHRSNGVSYFGQNDSWLYLDDFSNPLLWQLLEEAQRIGVQFVGTKKDTSVRLGQRAALSLDVRAAKDSLAKESPGTAGAVPLQLLPVLEIDGEPYPADAAGLIAGHGIYVRSPENVITLAPTARPLTDQDKGLLLNSAPVMIPEEDAPVFLEKFYPKLRQVLPVTSSDDSVEFPEISPPLLVLTASFQPDDSLFLDWEWEYRQGDDLNRIPLGTRADPASSYRDVATEADLLTAVGKVLGAVPRSRSYQGIDTAEFTEYLLPKIEKVDGVRVDIVGERPAYRELTSVPELKITTVETERRDWFDLGIMITVEGRLVPFADVFKALSQGKTKILLVDRTYLSLDRPEFAQLHALLEEAEGLQEWETGEMTISRYQAGLWSELEELAEETEQAAAWRASVTGLLELDSVEQVPLPAGLKADLRPYQAEGFNWLAFLWKHGLGGILADDMGLGKTLQTLALLAYAREQTSQPDGGAAPVADGGMAGADGDGTSAGSSSAEEHTQARRPFLVVAPTSVVPNWLSEAARFTPGLRAVAIPDTTAKSKVPLAELTADADIVVTSYAVFRLDFASYRALEWDGLILDEAQFVKNRTTRAHQCARDLNAPFKLAITGTPMENNLLELWSLFAIVAPGLFPSARKFIEEYQRPIERGEDNKLLARLRRRIRPLLMRRTKEAVAKDLPEKQEQVLEVELSPKHRKIYEMHLQRERQKLMGLIKDLDRNRMIVFRSLTLLRMLSLDASLVDDDYAGVPSAKLDALFEQLEDVTAEGHRALIFSQFTSFLKKAAARLDAAGIPYAYLDGSTRDRGEVIASFKDGQAPVFLISLKAGGFGLNLTEADYVFLLDPWWNPAAESQAVDRTHRIGQTRNVMVYRMVARGTIEEKVMALKEQKAKLFSSVMDDAAVFSSALTADDIRALLD, encoded by the coding sequence ATGCCTTCTTCACCGCCTCTGATCGACGTCACGGACATCATCCGGGTCGTCGGCGGATCCGCGTTTCAACGCGGCCAAACATACGCCAAAGGCGGTGCCGTGGTTGAGCTGGCCTGGGAGCCTGAGGCCGAAGTACTGCGCGCCAAGGTCCGCGGACATTCCTCCGTGCCGTACCGGACCATGCTGCAGCTGGGAGAAAAACGGCAGGGCGACTACCGGTTGCTGGACAACCACTGCAGCTGCCCGGTCGGTTTCGACTGCAAGCACGTTGCCGCCGTCGCACTGCAAAGCAATACCGACCATTTGGTGGCGCGGCAGGAATTCATCCGACCTTCAGCTTCCACCGGACCAACGGTGCCGGCTTGGCAGGAGTCCCTGCAGACACTCATTGACGCTGACCTCCACGCGCTGACGGGAAGCACCAAGGCCTCGGCCACACCTTTGGCGCTCCAATTTGAGGTGAGGACAACGGACGCGGGAATCAGCGCCCGCTGGGGTGCTCCGGCTCCGCGAAGCGCCCACCGCAACACTTCCTTTCGGCTCGGCGTCCGCCCGGTGGTCCGCAACACCAAGGGCAACTGGGTCAAGAACAACCTGGCGTGGAGCAACATTGCTTACCAGACATACGGGCTGCAGCTGGATCCGGAGCAGCACCGCTGGTTTTCCCAGTTCCCCGCTCTGCACCGCTCCAACGGCGTCAGCTACTTCGGCCAGAACGACTCGTGGCTTTATCTGGACGATTTCTCCAACCCCCTGCTGTGGCAACTGCTGGAAGAAGCGCAGCGGATCGGCGTGCAGTTTGTCGGCACCAAGAAAGACACGAGCGTCCGGCTGGGGCAGCGGGCTGCACTGTCCCTCGATGTCCGTGCCGCCAAAGATTCCCTCGCCAAGGAATCCCCTGGAACGGCAGGCGCCGTGCCTCTGCAGCTGCTTCCTGTTCTGGAGATCGACGGCGAACCGTACCCTGCCGACGCCGCCGGACTGATCGCCGGGCACGGCATCTACGTGCGCAGTCCGGAGAACGTCATCACGCTGGCGCCCACGGCCCGCCCCTTGACCGATCAGGACAAGGGCCTGCTGCTGAACAGCGCACCGGTGATGATCCCCGAAGAGGACGCCCCGGTCTTCCTGGAAAAGTTCTATCCCAAGCTCCGCCAAGTCCTGCCAGTCACCAGCAGCGACGATTCGGTGGAGTTCCCCGAGATTTCCCCGCCCCTGCTGGTGCTCACGGCCTCCTTCCAGCCGGACGACTCCCTCTTCCTGGACTGGGAATGGGAATACCGGCAGGGAGATGACCTCAACCGCATCCCGCTGGGCACCCGGGCAGATCCCGCGTCCAGCTACCGGGATGTGGCAACTGAAGCTGACCTGCTCACCGCCGTTGGCAAAGTGCTGGGGGCGGTGCCGCGCAGCCGCTCCTATCAGGGCATCGACACAGCAGAGTTCACCGAGTATCTGCTCCCCAAAATCGAAAAGGTCGACGGCGTACGGGTGGACATTGTTGGCGAGCGCCCCGCTTACCGCGAGCTCACCAGCGTCCCCGAACTAAAGATCACCACGGTGGAAACCGAGCGCCGGGACTGGTTCGACCTCGGCATCATGATCACCGTCGAAGGCCGGCTCGTGCCCTTCGCCGACGTCTTCAAGGCACTGTCCCAGGGCAAAACCAAGATCCTGCTCGTTGACCGCACCTATCTCTCGCTCGACCGGCCTGAGTTTGCCCAGCTGCACGCCCTGCTGGAAGAAGCCGAAGGGCTGCAGGAATGGGAAACGGGCGAAATGACCATCAGCCGGTACCAGGCCGGCCTGTGGTCCGAGTTGGAGGAGCTGGCGGAGGAAACCGAACAGGCCGCAGCCTGGCGTGCTTCAGTCACCGGCCTGCTGGAACTGGATTCAGTAGAGCAGGTGCCGCTGCCCGCCGGACTGAAAGCAGACCTCCGCCCCTATCAGGCCGAGGGCTTCAACTGGCTGGCGTTCCTCTGGAAGCACGGGCTCGGCGGCATCTTGGCAGATGACATGGGCCTGGGCAAGACACTTCAGACGCTGGCCCTGCTGGCTTATGCGCGGGAGCAGACATCCCAGCCCGACGGCGGCGCAGCGCCGGTTGCCGACGGCGGCATGGCGGGGGCCGACGGTGACGGCACGTCCGCTGGCAGCTCCAGCGCGGAAGAACACACCCAGGCACGCAGGCCCTTCCTGGTCGTAGCCCCCACCTCGGTGGTGCCGAACTGGCTCTCCGAAGCGGCCCGCTTCACCCCCGGACTCCGTGCAGTCGCCATTCCAGACACCACCGCCAAGTCAAAAGTGCCGCTGGCCGAACTCACTGCGGATGCCGACATCGTGGTCACCTCCTACGCCGTGTTCCGGCTCGACTTTGCCTCATACCGCGCCCTGGAGTGGGACGGGCTCATCTTGGACGAGGCGCAGTTCGTGAAGAACCGCACCACCAGGGCCCACCAGTGCGCACGCGACCTCAACGCGCCCTTCAAACTGGCCATTACCGGCACCCCCATGGAAAACAACCTGTTGGAGCTGTGGAGCCTGTTCGCGATCGTGGCGCCAGGGTTGTTTCCCTCCGCCCGGAAGTTCATCGAGGAATACCAGCGCCCCATTGAACGCGGTGAGGACAACAAGCTCCTGGCCCGGCTGCGCCGACGCATCCGCCCACTGTTGATGCGCCGCACCAAGGAAGCCGTTGCCAAGGACCTGCCGGAGAAGCAGGAGCAGGTGCTGGAGGTGGAGCTGAGCCCGAAGCACCGCAAGATCTATGAGATGCATCTGCAGCGCGAACGCCAAAAACTGATGGGCCTGATCAAGGATCTGGACCGCAACCGGATGATCGTCTTCCGTTCCCTGACCCTGCTGCGGATGCTCAGCCTGGATGCGTCGCTGGTGGACGACGACTACGCCGGGGTTCCTTCAGCCAAGCTCGATGCCCTCTTTGAGCAGCTCGAAGATGTCACCGCCGAGGGTCACCGTGCCCTGATTTTCAGCCAGTTCACCTCCTTCCTGAAGAAGGCCGCAGCCCGGTTGGACGCCGCGGGCATTCCCTACGCCTATCTGGACGGTTCCACCCGGGACCGCGGCGAAGTCATCGCTTCCTTCAAGGACGGCCAGGCTCCGGTGTTCCTTATCAGCCTTAAGGCCGGAGGTTTCGGCCTGAACCTGACGGAGGCGGACTATGTGTTCCTGCTGGATCCGTGGTGGAACCCGGCTGCGGAGTCGCAGGCGGTGGACCGAACGCACCGCATCGGCCAAACCCGCAACGTGATGGTTTACCGGATGGTTGCCCGCGGAACCATCGAGGAAAAAGTGATGGCGCTCAAGGAGCAGAAGGCCAAGCTTTTCAGCTCAGTGATGGACGACGCCGCCGTGTTTAGCTCAGCGCTCACTGCCGACGACATCCGGGCACTGCTGGACTAG